The Priestia megaterium NBRC 15308 = ATCC 14581 region ATACAGACCACGCCGCCTCCGTTTTAATACCAGCATCGATTAACGTAACGGTCTGACCTTTTATAACAAAAACATTCACATCTCCTACCGCAAAAGGAGTAGGCAGCACAATTTTATATAATTGCTCATTCATCTGTATTTTTGCTCCTTTACCATCGCATTTTCTTTTAAGTTTACACGATTTTTCCTGTTATTTATACAATTGCATTCGTTTTCTGAAAATTACATTGACATCCTTCTCTTTTTCATTGCATAATGACAGAAATATAGTGAAGTTTTATTCATATCTTTAGATAACTATGCATTTTATAAAGAAGAGATACACAAACCTTTAACAGATACTGAAATCTCAGTATCTGTTTTCATTGGATAGCAAATGACTGGAGGAACTTTTAATGAAAACGGATTTAAACATCGCCTTTATTGGAGCTGGATCAATGGCTGAAGCTATGATCTCAGGGCTGCTGTCAGATAAAAAGCTTCGCCCCAATCAAATCACCGTAACAAATCATAGCAACGATAAAAGACTTCACGAACTTCGAAACGCCTATGAAATTAACATTACGCGTAATCATGCCTTGTTAATCGAAAAAAGCGATATCGTCGTGCTTGCTATTAAACCAAAAGACGTAGCGGAAAGCATTGATACGATTAAGTCCTATATTCGTCCGCACCACCTCGTTCTCTCTGTTTTAGCAGGTGTATCGACTGCCACAATTGTAAACTTGTTTGACCAAGAAGTAGCGGTTGTAAGAGCTATGCCAAATACATCGGCCTCTATTGGATTATCGGCTACAGCCATTGCACCCGGCAAGTTTGCTACAGCAGAGCATATGAACGTTACTACTGCTTTATTTGAAACGATTGGTACGGTTACAACTGTAGAGGAAGAGCAGCTTCACGCTGTAACAGGACTATCTGGAAGCGGCCCAGCGTATGTCTACTATCTAGTAGAAGCAATGGAAAAAGCAGCTGAAAAACAAGGCTTGGATACGTCAGTGTCAAATGAACTAATTCTTCAAACTCTTATCGGTGCTGCAGAAATGCTGAAACAGTCACCTAAAACGCCAGCCGTACTTCGAAAAGAAGTGATGAGTCCGGGCGGCACAACAGAAGCAGGAATCGAACAGCTTATTTCTCATAACTTCCAAGAAGCCATGATGCAGTGTATTGAACAAGCTACAATTCGCTCCAAATATTTAGGAGATACGATTGACGAAAAAATCTCGAGTAAACGTTCGTAAAGGTTCACCTCTTTCTAAAAAAAGAAAGAGGTTTTTTTATGATTAAAAATGGATAAGCAGATTATGTGAAAGAAAATTCAATGCGGTGATATAATAACTTTTGTTTAGAGTATCGAAATAATTGGAGGTTAAACCGAATGACAACAAAACTATTTTCACCTTATACAGTGAAAGATGTAACATTAAAAAACCGAATTGTGATGTCACCAATGTGTATGTATTCATGCGAAAAGGAAGACGGCGTAATAACTGACTTTCATATGGTTCACTACACAACTCGTGCGGTTGGACAAGTAGGTCTCATTATGGTTGAAGCCTCAGCTGTCGTGCCACAAGGTCGTATTTCAGCTCAAGACTTGGGAATTTGGAATGATGAGCAAAGAGATGGATTAACGAAACTTGTGACACAGCTAAAAGAAAACGGTGCAAAAACGGCCATTCAACTTGCACATGCAGGACGTAAAGCAACTGTTGAAGGCGATATTTATGCTCCTTCCGCTATTGCTTTTGATGATAAAAGTAAAAAACCTGTGGAAATGACCACAGAACAAATTCATGAAACGATTTCTGCCTTTAAAGAAAGCGCTCGACGCTCAAAAGAAGCTGGGTTTGATATTATCGAACTTCACGCTGCACACGGTTATTTAGTACATCAATTTCTATCGCCGCTAAGCAATAAACGCAGCGACGAATATGGCGGCAGCGCAGAAAATCGCTATCGTTTCTTAAAGGAAATTATTGAAGCTGTGAAAACAGAGTGGGACGGCCCTTTATTTGTCCGTGTTTCTGCTTCTGACTATACAGAAGGCGGATTAACAGTCGATGATCACGTTGCATTTGCAAAATGGATGAAAGAACAAGGCGTCGACTTAATTGATGTTAGTTCCGGTGCTCTTGTACACGCTCCAATCAACGTATACCCTGGCTATCAAGTGCCGTTTGCAGATAAAATTAAGCAGCAGGCAAATATTGATACAGGCGCAGTTGGATTAATTACAACAGGACGACAAGCAGAAGAGATTTTACAAAGCGAACGCGCTGATTTAATTTTTGTTGCGCGCGAACTTCTGCGTGATCCGTACTTCCCGCGCACGGCGGCAAAAGAACTAAATGAAACAATTTCAGCACCCGTGCAGTACGAACGCGGCTGGTAAAAAAAGACGAGGATACCCTCGTCTTTTTTTATGAAATCGTAAACCGTTTCAAGTCTTCTGCTATGTCGGTATTTGGAAAAATTTCTTTTGCTCCTTCTGCTAGCCGGCTGACTGCGTCTCCTTGGTAACGCGAACTAATATGAGATAAAATAAGACGCTCAGCCGATGCTGTTTTAGCGATTTCAGCGGCTTCTTTTGCAGTAGAATGAAAATAGTTGTAAGCAAGCTCCTCGTCTCCCGCTGAAAAAGTAGCTTCATGGACTAAAACACTTGCATGCATAGCAAGCTGAACACTTTGCATGCACTTTCTTGTATCTCCTAAAACCGTGATGACCTTCCCTTTTTTAGGCTCTCCTAAAAATTCTTGACCATTGATTATACGCCCATCTTTTAATACTACTTCTTTCCCTTCTTTTAACTGCTGATAATGAGGCCCCGGGGGAATATTCATCTCTTTTAAACGTTGAACGTCCAGTGATCCTGGCAAATCTTTTTCGACAACTCGATATCCATAAGATAAAATGCCATGTTCAAGTTTGCCAAACTCCACTGAAAAAGTTTCATCTTCAAAAATCGTTCCACTTTCACTTTCCTCTTCTATTTCAACAATCTCTAGAGGATATTGCAGATGAGTTTGACTTACAGCCAGCGTGACTTCAATAAATTCTTTAATTCCTTTTGGCCCGTATACAGTAAGCAGCGATTCTCCGCCTTGAAACGAACGGCTTCCAAGGAGTCCAGGCAATCCGTAAATATGATCACCGTGAAGGTGCGTAATAAAAATTTTCTCAATTCGCCTCGGTTTAACG contains the following coding sequences:
- the rnz gene encoding ribonuclease Z → MELLFLGTGAGVPAKQRNVSSLALELLQERGAVWLFDCGEATQHQILHTTVKPRRIEKIFITHLHGDHIYGLPGLLGSRSFQGGESLLTVYGPKGIKEFIEVTLAVSQTHLQYPLEIVEIEEESESGTIFEDETFSVEFGKLEHGILSYGYRVVEKDLPGSLDVQRLKEMNIPPGPHYQQLKEGKEVVLKDGRIINGQEFLGEPKKGKVITVLGDTRKCMQSVQLAMHASVLVHEATFSAGDEELAYNYFHSTAKEAAEIAKTASAERLILSHISSRYQGDAVSRLAEGAKEIFPNTDIAEDLKRFTIS
- the namA gene encoding NADPH dehydrogenase NamA produces the protein MTTKLFSPYTVKDVTLKNRIVMSPMCMYSCEKEDGVITDFHMVHYTTRAVGQVGLIMVEASAVVPQGRISAQDLGIWNDEQRDGLTKLVTQLKENGAKTAIQLAHAGRKATVEGDIYAPSAIAFDDKSKKPVEMTTEQIHETISAFKESARRSKEAGFDIIELHAAHGYLVHQFLSPLSNKRSDEYGGSAENRYRFLKEIIEAVKTEWDGPLFVRVSASDYTEGGLTVDDHVAFAKWMKEQGVDLIDVSSGALVHAPINVYPGYQVPFADKIKQQANIDTGAVGLITTGRQAEEILQSERADLIFVARELLRDPYFPRTAAKELNETISAPVQYERGW
- the proI gene encoding pyrroline-5-carboxylate reductase ProI, with product MKTDLNIAFIGAGSMAEAMISGLLSDKKLRPNQITVTNHSNDKRLHELRNAYEINITRNHALLIEKSDIVVLAIKPKDVAESIDTIKSYIRPHHLVLSVLAGVSTATIVNLFDQEVAVVRAMPNTSASIGLSATAIAPGKFATAEHMNVTTALFETIGTVTTVEEEQLHAVTGLSGSGPAYVYYLVEAMEKAAEKQGLDTSVSNELILQTLIGAAEMLKQSPKTPAVLRKEVMSPGGTTEAGIEQLISHNFQEAMMQCIEQATIRSKYLGDTIDEKISSKRS